Below is a window of Trichosurus vulpecula isolate mTriVul1 chromosome 4, mTriVul1.pri, whole genome shotgun sequence DNA.
ACATCTCTGTGGATTGGAGAGGGGGATGGGCTAGTTGCAGCAGTAGTCCAGCTGAGAGGCAATCTGAGCTTGAAATAGCACTGTTTGTGGTGCGAGCGGAGAAAAGACAGGTTGTAGAGGTGAAATTAGCCAGACCGGGTTAAGTGAGAGCAAAGTCTTGAGAATGACTCCTAGGGTCTgaacctggaagcaggaagaatgGAGGCCCCCTCGACAGAAACAGGGAGGTTAGCAAGAGGGGGCTTTATAGCGGTAACAAGTACTGTATTGGAATACTGTTGGAGTTGAGATAGCTCTGAGGCACCCACACGGAGATGTCCATCCAGCAGTGGATGATGCTAGAGGGGAGCTCAGGAAAGGAATGAGGGCTGGCCCCTCTCAGAGGTCAAGGAATGAGCACCATCTTAGGCACAGTGGTGATGAGGAAGCAGGGGAGACCAGGTCATCTGGCTTGGCTGTTAGGTTGTCTTTGAAGTCAGTCTGTCTCCTTCAGTGTCCAGCATAGTGCCATTGTatgtggtagatgcttaataaatattagttgtacGAAGTCCCCCATCGCTGCTTGATCTTGTTTTCTGTGCCAGGGAGGCCTCATGGGATGTGGGAAAGAGGGCCGAACTTAAAGCACAGGACCAGAATGTGAAACCCACTTCTGCCGTTTACTACTTGTGGGGCCTGGGGAGGTGACCTCTGACCCCTAGAGCACCTTCTAATTTGAGTTGTGTGGTCCTATGATTCAGCTTTGTTGTCTTGTTTTAGGAAAATGTCGTCCACATGTGCCCTTTAGTGTACGCCTGTGGCAACAGCACTGATGTCTTTTTACTTTTATTCTATACCTCCTTCTGCAAAATGTGTCATtttatgctcttctctcacccttaCTATTAGATGCTTCTTTTTGAACAAGATATACTCTTCCATTCCTGTATTCTCATCTCAAGCCCCTGGGTGATACTTAGGAAACTTGGTGTCAAAATGGCAAATTCACTTTTTTGTTCCCTTTCTTTATGAACTGTATTCTGTGCCCCATGCTGCCCTTATGGTACCATACAGCCAGAGACAGCTGAAGGCCCTTGGTGCACTCTGCCCAGCAAGAATCTTGACAGCATGGTCCTCTGGTACTTGGCCTGGCAGCTAGAGCTGAAGTCAGGTTTAGCAGAGAAGCAGTTTCCTCTATCCCAGACAGGAGCCGCGCTTCTGCCATTGTCCAGCAGAGGGAGGCGATGTCTCTGGGTAACAGAGCTGATCTTACAGAAAGAACACTTGGGTGTCTCCACATTGTCCTGGAAATCTTGTGAATCCCCCACACGTCCAGCTGTCCATTGAGACACAGGTTTAGATGGCAGATTTTGATTAGAGGAGCATCAGGATGGCTAGGAGAAGTGTTTGAACTGTCAGTACTTGAAAGTGGGGTGTAGTGTGAAAGGGTAATAAACACTGTCATGATTTTGGGGTGGTCGATGTGGATGATGAGTGAAACACAAAGGTGAGAACCCTCTCAAGGCCCTCTTTTTCactcttctttctattccttgcAGAAGATCAACAGACCAGTAtggctgccactgctgctgtcaGTCCCAGTGAATACCTGCAGCCTGCTGCCTCCACTGCCCAGGTGAGCGGGCTCTGCATGAGCCCAGACATTCTTATTATGACTAAAatgaaatcctgcctcaaagGGCTCCTCTTGTGCAGGGTGTCCCAAGAAGCACCCTATGGAATAGGGTCCATTTTCACAGTATTCATAGATGAGAACAGGAGTAGGAACAATTATCTCCATGTATTAGATAAAGCagttgagacccagaaagattaagtgagtCCCTTAAGGTTGTAGCCCATATGGTAAGTGAGGAGTGGAACCAGGATTAAAACTCCAAAGTCCACAAAGCCCCACTGCCTGTTATAGGAGAATAGATCCTGGAAAAGTCAGTCCCAGAAGATGACTGTTCACTATAGTATGGGAGAACTAGTTCTACTCACTGGTTTTTGGGAGCAGGGTCTCTCTTAGACATTAGTCAGGAAAAGGTTgatttctccctccaccctcaccTGTTCCCTCCTGTGGTGATATTACTGCCATCCCTAACAGAGCTGAAGAACTAAGAGTGATGAGTGACCCATGTTAGAGACGAAGGCAGGAGGTAGCAAGAGATGGAGGAAACTGGGGGTGAGAGGCTAAGTTAGTTTGTTCTGAATTATCTTACCCCTGTGGTACTTCTTTAGAAGGATCCCTTGGATCTCTGAAGGCATTTTCTCACTTGAAAAATCTAGAACAATAGTTTTGAGCTTCCATCCCAGTCTCCTTCCTGATGGATAGCCTTCACTGTTCTGATTGGGgagaagcccagagaagagagaggaaggggcccTGATGGACTCTGCCTACCCAGACTAGAGAGGGCTCTTGCCAGGGATGTAGCAAAGAAAGAGCAaccaaagaagaataaaagacaagtcactccacctctctaggccctagtttcctcatttgtaaattaaagggttgaactaggtgacccaaggtcccttctaggacCTGTGCTTCTATGAGCCTAGGTAATAAGAGAGGCAAAGATCAAGGAACAAAAATgggtagagggaaggagggaacaacAGTAAGCTTTTTATTCtcactccttttctcctcttgggTCTTTGCAGGACTCCCAGCCATCACCCTTAGCCCTCCTTGCTGCAACATGTAGCAAAATTGGTCCCCCTGCAGTAGAAGCTGCTGTAACACCTCCTGCACCCCCCCAACCCACACCACGGAAACTTGTTCCCATCaaacctgccccccttcccctcaGCCCAGGCAAGAACAGTTTTGGGATCTTATCCTCGAAAGGGAACATACTCCAAGTCCAAGGTTCACAACTGGGCACATCCTATCCAGGCGGTCAACTCGTGTTTGCTATCCAGAACCCTACGATGATCAACAAAGGGGCCCGGTCCAGTGCCAACATTCAATACCAAGCAGTTCCTCAGATTCAAGCAGGCAATGGACAGACCATCCAAGTCCAGCCTAACCTCACCAACCAGATCCAGATCATCCCTGGCACCAACCAAGCCATAATCACTCCCTCCCCATCCAGCCACAAGCCTGTCCCAATCAAGCCCGCCCCCATCCAGAAGGCTGGCTCTGCAGCACCTCTGCAGAGCCCAGGTGGTGTGGTGAAGCTGACGGGTAGCGGTGGCAATGTGACCCTCACTCTGCCTGTCAACAACCTAGTGAGCACTCCGGACACGGGCACCCCAACCCAGCTGCTCACTGAGAGCACCACTACCCCGCTGGTCAAGCCAAAtaagaagatgaggaaaaaaggtCTCCCGGCCTCCTCACAGCCGGCTGTGGCAGTAGCTGAACAAGTGGAGACCGTGCTGATTGAGACGACAGCGGACAACATCATCCAGGCAGGGAACAACCTCCTCATTGTGCAGAGTCCTGGAGGGGGCCAGCCTGCCATGGTACAGCAGGTGCAAGTGGTTCCCCCTAAGGCAGAGCAGCAGCAAGTGGTGCAGATTCCCCAACAAGCCCTTCGTGTGGTGCAGGCAGCCTCAGCTACACTCCCCACTGTCCCCCAGAAGCCCTCCCAAGACTTTCAGATCCAAACGTCTGACCCAACACCAACTCAGGTACCTTGCTGACGTTAGGCCATTTTTCTGccccctttcctgcctttctCACCTTTGACCTTCCCTAGGGAATGTCAGAGTTACTTTGTAGTTGGGGATTGAAAATACGAGGCACTTCCCTTTCCAGTTGGGCTTTTATGAGCACAGAGCATCAGCTTGACTTTTGGGAAGTGAGGCCACAGATGGTCAGAGTAGTCAGGCCTTGAGGTTTTGTTGTGATGGCCAAAAAGTTTAGAGGAAGTTTTCTAGTCCTTGGTCGGTGAAGGGAACTAGACAGGAAGAAGGGACATGACCTTAGAGTGGGAGGACTTGAGGTTAAATTGGGTTCAGTTCAACAAGTATTGAGTATCTACACTGTCCAACGAGTTCCTGGGTACTGTGCATGTATTTATTGGCAGGTTAGTTAAGGAAAAGTGTACATAGttcttaccttcaaggagtttacagtctagttggaTCACAGAGTGAGGCATTGAACAAGTGAGCAAAACTTGCTGCTGCTGCACATTGGCCATGTCTTTGTCCCTATCTCTGTTTCTGCTAGGAAGCAGCAGAGCAAGTCTCTGTTttaatgaggagggagaatcCAATCCCAAAGGTCATTTTTATCACACCTTAAACTATGTTCCATTATATTTTTTGTAGCAGAATTGGCAGCCAGCATTAAAGTGCATTTACTTGGGGAATTTTATTTCAATGATTGACAgtcaaggaaatgaatgaatgggagGTAAGGGGGAAACAGCCCTGAAATATGCTGGGGATTCGAAAATTGGTACAAATAGTTCACAAAGTGGAAAATCTGTAAGATGATCAGGAAGAGTTGACCATGTATGTCAAGATTAAGGCTGGTCTAATGTCTAGGAACAGGAAACAATGATAGgcaacagcaaacatttattaatcatttacatGTGCAAAGTactaagaaaacagagaaaggcagaaatggttcctgtcttcaaggaacttacattctaacgagggagagacaacatgtaaataattaggtatCCACGAGATGCACACAGAGTAACTAGAAGGAGGTATGAGAAGAAAAAGGCTCCTGTAGAAGAGAGGATTTGAGGTGAGtcataaaggaagccagaaaagttgTAAAGACTAATCTTTTGAGAATTCTCATTCTGTAAAATTATCAACAGAGGGATAGGATCCTGCTGATTTAAGAAGGTACTTAACACATACACTTGGAAAACTAACAAACAGTTCTTACTGACTGCACAAAAAAGGCTCTAGCTTCATGTTTATCCTTGACGACAGAAGGGTAAGCATGACTCTGAGACTCTGAGATATCAAGTCCAACAACTAATAAATGAACTTGCTAATGGTGGTTCCCTGACTACTCAGGTTGGGTCCTGATAGGGCATGCCACCTATAGCACCTTGACCTCACATGTTACCACTTGAACTGATTCCATTAATGCCTGTGGTTGTAAAAACACAACATGGCAAGTGGAGATCTCATTCCTGAAAATCCAAGGAATGATGATGTTTTCTCATAAAATTAGACCTGTACTAGCAATCCTGAGCTGAATGTTTTCCACCCTTTGTTGCATACTCAAGAATTTGAGACCATCTCGAGGAGGATAAGCTAAAGCCTTACTCTTGATTAACTGAAGATACGGACcctgagtgacttgctcaaataAGATAGAACCTAGATAAAGGACATTTATGTTTTCAGCCCCTTCAGTTGTACTGTTGTATGTTTCAGCGTTTAAATATCAGTCTCCCAGGAGAGGATTTGTAGGTGTGCTGTATCATGTTTAAGTATCTACCAATTTGAATTTATAAGTCATTTGTGttagaagcatttattttgtgtgaGAATAAACTGCCATCCTATATATAAAAACATTAGACCTGTACTTCAGAAGGGCTTTCCTTTTTCAGAATAGAAAATTAGTTTTGTTTCtcagttgaaaatgaaaaagacaagATTTTAGAGTGTCAGTACTTGTAAATTTCAGCTCAGACttgattcttttgaaaaaaaatttattatcaagagggtttttattttaaattcttaaaCATCAGGGTTAGTGATCATAACAGCTGGTATGTTACACTAAATAGCATTTAATCCAACCACCCTATTCCCTGACCATCTGTGAGAGCACAGTAGCTCTGGTGCCGAGCAGGTGCTCACTTTGAAGTAAGatctcacctctgacccttcctGGCTGCATGGCCATGGGGGAGTCACTGCCCTTCTGggagccccagtttcctcttccatagtAACCCCCTCACACCTGGTTAGGGGAGGCTCAAATCAGCTCTCCCTCATAAGGTGCTAGGTGTGTATCTGTCATTACTCTATGTGGTTGATGTTCAACAGCGAGACATAAGCCTCCTATAAATTCACATGCACGCGTATGCAcacaaacaccaccaccaccaccaacacacaaaaaagaacacaaaaaatgCTCAGTTGGTGTAAACATGGCTCTCATACTGCCACTGGCTTGTGATGGTCTTAAATAAGCCTGCTAACCTCCTTTGGCttcggttttctcatctctaataaTGAATAAGTTGGACAAAAGGACCtataaggcccctttcagctgaAAAAGTTCTATAATTCTttgatcttttgtttctgttttttttaatattgattaAGAACGTTAAGCTGTTCAGATCAACAGATAAATTGTTCACCTACAACATGCAAGGCAGTGTGCCAGGGACTGTTcacagcagagaagagagattaTGATTTCCATTGAATATTCACCATTAGCTAGGCTGAGGAACTTTTAAGGTATATGTCCATCTGTGAGCTAGTTCAAGAAAGGGACTTAGACTAGTCCTGTCCATGCCTCTGATTCTCAGTGGGTTCTGTGCTGGGGTGGCTGACCCTCTTTCCTCTCACCCCCACCCAGATCTATATCAGAATGCCTTCAGGGGAGCTGCAGACAGTCCTCCTACAAGAACCCCCTTCAGTGACGGTGCCTGCTGCCTCCACCACATCTTGTAGTAGTCCTGTAACCCGAGGCCCCCACTTGGGAGGCACCAGTAAAAAGCACTCTATTGCTGCTTCTCGAAAGGAACGGCCCCTGCCAAAGATTGCTCCTGCTGGAGGCATCATCAGCCTGAATGCAGCCCAGCTGGCAGCAGCTGCCCAAGCTATGCAGACCATTAATATCAATGGTGTCCAGGTCCAGGGTGTGCCTGTCACTATCACCAACACTGGAGGTAAGAGGATTCTGTCTGCCTTTCAGTCTGCCAACAGCACTGACCAGGTACTCTTTATGTGTAAAGTCCTGTCCTTGGTGCTATGAGTTTCTCCTTTGATGgagggatgaatgaatgaaaaataatttattcagcatttactatgtgcagagcaccatgctaagcactggagatacagagagaaaaggggagacagtccctcctctcaaggaactcacattggaggagacaacacatatgggaaGGTTTCTGCTGTAAGGCCCTTGAAGTGCCGTGGCAAATATCGGGATTGAGGCAGGACACTTGAAAATCTTTAGAAACACTTCTACAGTAACACCCAGACCAAAGCAAATGCACGTGCTACAAAGTGAGgctctaagtgctggggagagcTGGGATAAAGGAGTCTGGTGAGGCTAATTAGCTGAATAGGACATTGGAGATGAAAGGGGACTCTTACTCAGCAGACAGGGTTTGGGCAAGGCCTAGCGCTGACAACTGCAAATAGGTTATCAACCTTGCAAATAAATCACTGCTATGTGATGACCCACTGGCCAGGACATTTTTGACTGTGTTCAGTAAACTAAGCAAAGAACTATTTTCAGGCTATGATAGCTTTTTCAGTCTCTCTACATTGTTTTAAGAAGTTTAGCTAGTGCATTTTAGTCTTCCCATCTGCCTGTGGAAAGGTGGAAAAGGGGCTATGCTTCCTTTTGTTCCTGATCAGTATGGCTGGTTCCCCCCAGCCCTAGGATGGTGCAGTTTCCACAAGGTCAATCAGTTCTTGCATCACTGCCTTAGAATcgtggtgtcaaactgaaatagaaatggggtggggggggcactAATCCGTACATAAGGATCCATGCCAGTGACATTAGTTTAGAATGTAATTGTATCtctgttttattatgtttttatttctttagttaaatatttctcactgacattttaatctggttcaactGCATTCAGGAGTATTGTGATACCTCTGCCTTAGAAATTCTTCCAAAGTGCCCTGATTGTTATAGCTTGTTTCTTACTTATATCCAGGGATATACATCCCTGAGGACTTTCCTGCAACTTGGGGGTGGTGTGTTGCTACAAAAGATCTATAGGATGGAAGCTCCTGGGAACCCATACATTGATGGCCTTTCAAGGTCCATATGGAGGGGTCTAGTGAAGTGGTTTCACTGTCGGAGGGTACCATTCTCTGAACCAGGCCTCTGTACCCACTTCCCATTTCCTTCACCCTgagtcttttttccttcccttcactcAGGGCAGCAGCAGCTCACTGTACAGAATGTTTCTGGGAACAATCTGACTATCAGTGGCCTGAGCCCTACACAGATTCAGCTGCAGATGGAGCAGGCACTGGCCGGAGAGGTGCAACCAGGGGAGAAGAGGCGGCGCATGGCTTGTACTTGCCCCAACTGCAAGGACGGGGAGAAAAGGTGATCCTAAGATAAGAGGGCCTGTGTCCAGGAAGGCTATAGACCCATTGCCCTTTGTTGTActacatttttttcatcttactCCATTCTGCCTGGTGCAGGCCCTCTGCCTCATCTTTGTCCCCATTCTGTCCTCCTcttcctgcagtttttcccatcTCATCTTCTTCCACCCATTCCATGTTTCTCCTAACCCATCCTAtcgttgtctcattttctcttcatttcttctactGCTCCCCTCCAAATCCATCTCTAGGTCTGGAGAGCAGGGTAAAAAGAAGCATGTGTGCCATATCCCTGACTGCGGAAAGACCTTCCGAAAGACATCACTGCTGCGTGCCCATGTGCGCCTGCACACCGGAGAGCGGCCCTTCGTCTGTAACTGGGTCTATTGTGGCAAGAGGTTTACACGTAGTGATGAACTCCAGCGGCATGCCCGGACCCACACAGGTCAGACCCCTGCCTAGCCAGTGCTCACCATTTCCATGCAACCCCAGGCTTAGTATGTGAGAACATCAAGTGAGAGCCAGAATCTTGGGAGGAAGGGTAGGACAGTGGACAGGGTGCAGGATCCAGGGTCCAGTCCCACCTCTGATCTCTGccattgtgaccttggacaaatcacttaccttctgagcctcagtttcctcttctgtaaaatgaaggggttggacttgatgacctctaaggccccttccaactttgacCTATGGTCTTGATTCACTTCCTGATTGGGGCTGGAACTCTGTAATTCATCCCTTTGTGCAGAGCACTGTTTTCTAGACCACAAAAAATGGGTGGTATGGTTCTTCTGCCCCAGTCCCgaaggaattcattatctttgggGTAAACAGAGCATCCCAGCCATTGGGGAGGGAAGGGCGCCATCATTGTTGGAGTGACAAAATGCACATTCatgaaacaacttaaaaaaaccaCTTGCACAACACCATGCCTAGAATTAGAGTAGCAGCCGAGTCTCTCAGTGCTGAAGAGATCAGAAAGGGCTGGCATCAAACTGGATACATTTTCCTCCTGTTTGGAAGGAAGAGATGTAGACTGGTAGGAAGCAGTTAATAGGGCATCATCTCGAGGGTAGAGAATAATACAAAAGCATGGAGTCAGAAATGAACAAATCATATACAAGGGAGTAGGGAACAGATGAATTTAGTGACCCCAAAAAATTGGGTTGGGGACTAATAAGAAAGGAGGCGAATTGAAGTGGCCTCGGTGTCTGGATTTGCTATGATAGGTGGTAGGGAACTGCAGGGAGTCTCTAAAGCCAGTTTAACATGTGGCCTGAGGTGGGACCTGATTAAAGTAGTGACATCTTCATTTGGGTGTT
It encodes the following:
- the SP2 gene encoding transcription factor Sp2 isoform X1, with protein sequence MSEDQQTSMAATAAVSPSEYLQPAASTAQDSQPSPLALLAATCSKIGPPAVEAAVTPPAPPQPTPRKLVPIKPAPLPLSPGKNSFGILSSKGNILQVQGSQLGTSYPGGQLVFAIQNPTMINKGARSSANIQYQAVPQIQAGNGQTIQVQPNLTNQIQIIPGTNQAIITPSPSSHKPVPIKPAPIQKAGSAAPLQSPGGVVKLTGSGGNVTLTLPVNNLVSTPDTGTPTQLLTESTTTPLVKPNKKMRKKGLPASSQPAVAVAEQVETVLIETTADNIIQAGNNLLIVQSPGGGQPAMVQQVQVVPPKAEQQQVVQIPQQALRVVQAASATLPTVPQKPSQDFQIQTSDPTPTQIYIRMPSGELQTVLLQEPPSVTVPAASTTSCSSPVTRGPHLGGTSKKHSIAASRKERPLPKIAPAGGIISLNAAQLAAAAQAMQTININGVQVQGVPVTITNTGGQQQLTVQNVSGNNLTISGLSPTQIQLQMEQALAGEVQPGEKRRRMACTCPNCKDGEKRSGEQGKKKHVCHIPDCGKTFRKTSLLRAHVRLHTGERPFVCNWVYCGKRFTRSDELQRHARTHTGDKRFECAQCQKRFMRSDHLTKHYKTHLVTKNL
- the SP2 gene encoding transcription factor Sp2 isoform X2 → MAATAAVSPSEYLQPAASTAQDSQPSPLALLAATCSKIGPPAVEAAVTPPAPPQPTPRKLVPIKPAPLPLSPGKNSFGILSSKGNILQVQGSQLGTSYPGGQLVFAIQNPTMINKGARSSANIQYQAVPQIQAGNGQTIQVQPNLTNQIQIIPGTNQAIITPSPSSHKPVPIKPAPIQKAGSAAPLQSPGGVVKLTGSGGNVTLTLPVNNLVSTPDTGTPTQLLTESTTTPLVKPNKKMRKKGLPASSQPAVAVAEQVETVLIETTADNIIQAGNNLLIVQSPGGGQPAMVQQVQVVPPKAEQQQVVQIPQQALRVVQAASATLPTVPQKPSQDFQIQTSDPTPTQIYIRMPSGELQTVLLQEPPSVTVPAASTTSCSSPVTRGPHLGGTSKKHSIAASRKERPLPKIAPAGGIISLNAAQLAAAAQAMQTININGVQVQGVPVTITNTGGQQQLTVQNVSGNNLTISGLSPTQIQLQMEQALAGEVQPGEKRRRMACTCPNCKDGEKRSGEQGKKKHVCHIPDCGKTFRKTSLLRAHVRLHTGERPFVCNWVYCGKRFTRSDELQRHARTHTGDKRFECAQCQKRFMRSDHLTKHYKTHLVTKNL